The Glycine max cultivar Williams 82 chromosome 17, Glycine_max_v4.0, whole genome shotgun sequence genome contains the following window.
tttaacaagatattttttttcttgctaggtaaaaaacttatttaactattctttaaacaagttttttttaagtagattttagcctttttttttaagtagtatttttttatactaatttctatcttctattttttaaaatatattttatttaatttttatctttaatatattcatcaaattttctgattatctttttttaaataatttttttgttattttatagttttcaattACTTCAAGAGATAGTTTTGTTAAACACttgtatattaataaattaattttttagcttttaactaacttttaaatttttagttaattttatcaatcataaccttaaagtaaaaaaatacttctCTTCAAATTTAGTTTAGGTATCACTCATCAGTAGGTTGACCCCGCAAGGGGAGGGGCTCAAGCCCTTGCCTAACCCCATCTTCATCCGTCCATGTAAGGATTTGTTCTAATTATTGGACAAAATTCACACTTTCTATTACAGGATAATGTTTCCATTCCCAATGCCTAACATGCTGAGAAAGCTGTTTGCATCCTATATTTTTGGTAAATATTCAATCTagtgtttttaaatttactcAAGTCCTCGCTTACAAATatcttgttgaatcttttgaaaaatttatttaagcatgCTATTATGCTGTTTTCACTAATGTGTGCATTTTAAATACACTTATGTTTGACTCGAAAGATATATGGTTCATATTCTATAAATTTACTTTCAAGCTTATTctcgaaattttgaattataataatccatttgaaagatgaaaatagtgTTAAAATTTCCACATGAATATATGAACCAAAAAAATGGAATTGTGTGATTCAAGTtgtgaatattaaaaatatataatgtccAATCACTGATGTTTAGTTTGacttataactatttttatttaatgatcaaTCCAACCCAACAATGAATTTGACATTTGATGTctttctttaataattttacattatgtaTTGTAATATTTAAGTTATGCTACAATTATCCCATGTGTATTTTTCATGAggatatcaaatttttttaaagttgtttttttagtaCACATTTGTAAATAGATAAATCAAACACACATgagaataaattgataaaaatattaagaaatcaTTGGTTCAAGTGGTActgaattttatcattttaaataagatctcaaatttaaattttatagataaaaaaatttgattaaaaaaggaGAACTccattaaagaaaaacaaaaaatcaaagctTCAGTACATTTCTCCCGCTTGAAGGTCGTTTAAAAATCCGTTACCGCCAAATGCTCCGGATAACCAAACCCGGTTCAAAACGGGCCCTACTTCAACCCGAACCCgttttcagtgggctccaccGGCAAATTAGAATTGGGCTTGTTCAGGTGAAATAACCCGATTACATTACTTCCCCATGACCGTTATCCACAAAGAACACCACGTGTCCTTTCCTCCATTCTGTTACAGACTCCATCTTCTTCCACCACCTCCATTTCCCATTCATTCCACCACACTCTGCGTTCAACAACACCATGCCACTGCGTAACCATTTTTCTAACTAACTTCTCAAAACGACAGCGTCGCAGAAAATGACAATTACGCTTTCACCCTCTCTCTCTGTACCCCACCCTTCCCCTTTCTCCCTCACCCCAACCACCACCCTCCGCCAACTCTTCTTCACTAACTTCACACCGTCCCCGAGACGCAGGCTCCAACTCCAAGCACGTGCGGGAAAGCCCAATGTCCTCATCCCCATAAACCCCTCGGTGGCAGTTGAGAAAGGAAAGTACAGCTACGACGTCGAAACCCTAATCAACCGCATCACCGCGCTGCCGCCACGTGGCAGCATCGCTCGGTGCCTCGACCCCTTCAAGAACAAGCTCTCCCTTAACGACTTCGCCCTCGTCTTCAAGGAGTTCGCTCAGCGTGGCGATTGGCAGCGCTCCCTCCGCCTCTTCAAGTACATGCAGCGCCAGATATGGTGCAAGCCCAATGAGCACATATACACCATCATGATCACGCTATTGGGCCGAGAGGGCCTCCTCGACAAGTGCCGCGAGGTGTTCGACGAAATGCCATCGAACGGCGTCGCTCGCACTGTCTACGTCTACACCGCCGTCATCAACGCCTACGGCCGCAACGGCCAGTTCCACGCCTCGCTCGAACTCCTCAACGGAATGAAGCAGGAGAGGGTCTCGCCGAGTATTTTGACTTACAACACTGTGATTAATGCTTGTGCTAGGGGTGGGTTGGATTGGGAAGGCTTGTTAGGGTTGTTCGCTGAAATGAGGCATGAAGGGATTCAGCCTGATGTTATTACTTACAATACTTTGCTTGGTGCTTGTGCTCATAGGGGGTTAGGTGATGAGGCTGAAATGGTGTTTAGGACTATGAATGAGAGTGGGATTGTTCCTGATATTAATACTTATAGTTATCTTGTTCAGACGTTTGGGAAGTTGAATAGGCTTGAGAAGGTTTCGGAGCTTCTTAGGGAGATGGAGTCCGGGGGTAATTTGCCGGATATTACTTCTTATAATGTTTTGTTAGAGGCTTATGCTGAGTTGGGGTCTATCAAAGAGGCGATGGACGTGTTTAGGCAGATGCAGGCTGCGGGGTGTGTGGCGAACGCGGCCACGTATAGtgttttgttgaatttgtaTGGGAAGCATGGGAGGTATGATGATGTTCGCGATATTTTTCTTGAGATGAAAGTGAGCAACACGGACCCTGATGCGGGGACTTATAACATTCTCATACAGGTATTTGGGGAGGGTGGCTACTTTAAGGAGGTGGTTACTTTGTTTCATGACATGGTGGAGGAGAATGTTGAGCCGAACATGGAGACTTATGAGGGCTTGATATTTGCTTGTGGGAAGGGAGGGCTCTATGAAGATGCCAAGAAAATTTTACTGCATATGAACGAGAAAGGAATAGTGCCGAGTTCCAAGGCTTATACTGGGGTGATTGAAGCGTTTGGGCAGGCTGCACTGTATGAAGAGGCTCTTGTTGTGTTTAACACTATGAATGAAGTTGGAAGCAACCCAACTGTTGAGACCtacaattcattcattcatgcATTTGCAAGGGGGGGACTGTACAAAGAAGCAGAAGCAATTTTATCCAGGATGAATGAGTCTGGTTTAAAACGGGATGTGCATTCATTCAATGGTGTGATCAAAGCTTTTAGGCAAGGAGGTCAGTATGAAGAGGCTGTAAAATCTTATGTTGAAATGGAAAAAGCAAATTGTGAACCTAATGAGCTGACACTTGAAGTGGTGTTAAGCGTATACTGCTCCGCTGGTCTTGTTGATGAGAGTGAGGAGCAGTTCCAAGAAATCAAAGCTTCAGGAATACTGCCCAGTGTCATGTGCTACTGCCTGATGCTAGCTCTTTACGCCAAGAATGACAGGTcagtgttattttattatattgcaAATTTGCAATGCTTTctctgttattttaaaattattggtgTGCTACTTTCTGATCTGAGTGTAAAGTTATAATGATCTCATGCATTTTAAACTAATAGAATCGTGAAAATAACTGAATTCAATATTGGACCAAGTAACAGCTGAGTAATAATGACACCAACTCCAGTACATTATtcagcaaaaaagaaaacaaaaaacccAACTCCAGTACATTGTGTTATTTGTTTG
Protein-coding sequences here:
- the LOC100797731 gene encoding pentatricopeptide repeat-containing protein At1g74850, chloroplastic isoform X1; its protein translation is MTITLSPSLSVPHPSPFSLTPTTTLRQLFFTNFTPSPRRRLQLQARAGKPNVLIPINPSVAVEKGKYSYDVETLINRITALPPRGSIARCLDPFKNKLSLNDFALVFKEFAQRGDWQRSLRLFKYMQRQIWCKPNEHIYTIMITLLGREGLLDKCREVFDEMPSNGVARTVYVYTAVINAYGRNGQFHASLELLNGMKQERVSPSILTYNTVINACARGGLDWEGLLGLFAEMRHEGIQPDVITYNTLLGACAHRGLGDEAEMVFRTMNESGIVPDINTYSYLVQTFGKLNRLEKVSELLREMESGGNLPDITSYNVLLEAYAELGSIKEAMDVFRQMQAAGCVANAATYSVLLNLYGKHGRYDDVRDIFLEMKVSNTDPDAGTYNILIQVFGEGGYFKEVVTLFHDMVEENVEPNMETYEGLIFACGKGGLYEDAKKILLHMNEKGIVPSSKAYTGVIEAFGQAALYEEALVVFNTMNEVGSNPTVETYNSFIHAFARGGLYKEAEAILSRMNESGLKRDVHSFNGVIKAFRQGGQYEEAVKSYVEMEKANCEPNELTLEVVLSVYCSAGLVDESEEQFQEIKASGILPSVMCYCLMLALYAKNDRLNDAYNLIDEMITMRVSDIHQGIGQMIKGDFDDESNWQIVEYVFDKLNSEGCGLGMRFYNALLEALWWMFQRERAARVLNEASKRGLFPELFRKSKLVWSVDVHRMSEGGALTALSVWLNNMHEMSRTGNDLPELATVVVVSRGHMEKSTEAQDFPIAKAAISFLQDNVPSSFTFPGWNKGRIVCQQSQLRRILSGTESSSSRKKMDKLVSLSNTPLTTAGVITSKSDVQSGKANDVDSRTDSTRTELLTSAI
- the LOC100797731 gene encoding pentatricopeptide repeat-containing protein At1g74850, chloroplastic isoform X2, whose amino-acid sequence is MTITLSPSLSVPHPSPFSLTPTTTLRQLFFTNFTPSPRRRLQLQARAGKPNVLIPINPSVAVEKGKYSYDVETLINRITALPPRGSIARCLDPFKNKLSLNDFALVFKEFAQRGDWQRSLRLFKYMQRQIWCKPNEHIYTIMITLLGREGLLDKCREVFDEMPSNGVARTVYVYTAVINAYGRNGQFHASLELLNGMKQERVSPSILTYNTVINACARGGLDWEGLLGLFAEMRHEGIQPDVITYNTLLGACAHRGLGDEAEMVFRTMNESGIVPDINTYSYLVQTFGKLNRLEKVSELLREMESGGNLPDITSYNVLLEAYAELGSIKEAMDVFRQMQAAGCVANAATYSVLLNLYGKHGRYDDVRDIFLEMKVSNTDPDAGTYNILIQVFGEGGYFKEVVTLFHDMVEENVEPNMETYEGLIFACGKGGLYEDAKKILLHMNEKGIVPSSKAYTGVIEAFGQAALYEEALVVFNTMNEVGSNPTVETYNSFIHAFARGGLYKEAEAILSRMNESGLKRDVHSFNGVIKAFRQGGQYEEAVKSYVEMEKANCEPNELTLEVVLSVYCSAGLVDESEEQFQEIKASGILPSVMCYCLMLALYAKNDRLNDAYNLIDEMITMRVSDIHQGIGQMIKGDFDDESNWQIVEYVFDKLNSEGCGLGMRFYNALLEALWWMFQRERAARVLNEASKRGLFPELFRKSKLVWSVDVHRMSEGGALTALSVWLNNMHEMSRTGNDLPELATVVVVRGHMEKSTEAQDFPIAKAAISFLQDNVPSSFTFPGWNKGRIVCQQSQLRRILSGTESSSSRKKMDKLVSLSNTPLTTAGVITSKSDVQSGKANDVDSRTDSTRTELLTSAI